Proteins found in one Magnolia sinica isolate HGM2019 chromosome 5, MsV1, whole genome shotgun sequence genomic segment:
- the LOC131246438 gene encoding uncharacterized protein LOC131246438 isoform X2 produces the protein MACTTIHTWTFSTLVGAFLDLGVSYLLLCCSALAYIAAKFLGFFGLYLPCPCNGLFGDPDGTKCLQRLLVDAPSRKISSVQMSVRTRFPFDSIWSNTTDCNGRHLVEFVNDKTRGGDGGVLEIQGGEESCSSFSEAQNSRSFTVSSSPVSRDERVGSEADVNSCSARRGRSDGKGKGILHQKPPSGLRRRRRASAAVVHGKFSAVSSSSDATPPPRLLQMVGEMGIDKFKERLSRVNSDHAEDMPMGVNLIEGDLPNNGSNGLLGENEVMDKYSSFVEELVRSARCGDLGKEANAIRVLEQALEEEHASSTALYVELEKERSAAASAADEAMAMILRLQEEKASIEMEARQYQRLIEEKSAYDEEEMNILKEILVRREREKHFLEKEVEAYRKMILSGGGHQLSEDDLRNMVDISGERPCSSFDSSEDPMMLMLQELSESIGKKEIGKDVNRSPQSVPSAENRSTLYVFGNESPSLDGAEDVDFIKRGDSQRMGSMDKHYPHPHVQECMDEVNVEFQEKGMVSMDVGPSTPRDDGSILENDSIAVKLMDGSREGGLHDETFLWANGHRQKDEPAISQEAAAEKGDNACSGVDFGTSQFDMESSIHDVHVVDDKQNMVGGKESELLQTVTVSESSNEGGISLESSALRKIDVLSDHPSSSRVATEEHIHRSRSDTAARFLPRDGSRGKVLFSDSRRTSLSEVDYERLKLETEVGRLTERLRIVQEGREKLTFSVGHRERENFQLQLLEEIASQLREIRSLTEPGKAARQASLPPPSSKANSKKRRCRSVSWGVQESS, from the exons ATGGCCTGTACTACGATCCATACCTGGACATTCTCTACGCTTGTAGGCGCCTTCCTCGATCTCGGCGTTTCATATCTCTTGCTCTGCTGCTCTGCTCTTGCATACATCGCTGCGAAATTCTTAGGGTTTTTCGGCCTTTACTTGCCTTGCCCTTGCAACGGTCTCTTCGGCGATCCCGACGGGACCAAATGCCTCCAGCGATTGCTCGTTGATGCTCCCTCTCGCAAGATTTCGTCCGTACAGATGTCCGTCCGGACCCGCTTCCCCTTCGATTCTATCTGGAGCAACACCACAGATTGCAACGGCCGGCATCTTGTTGAATTCGTGAACGATAAAACCCGTGGTGGCGATGGTGGGGTTCTTGAAATTCAGGGAGGAGAGGAGTCGTGTAGCTCGTTTTCGGAGGCGCAGAATTCACGGAGCTTTACCGTGAGCAGTAGCCCGGTGTCGAGGGATGAGAGGGTTGGGTCTGAGGCGGACGTGAATTCCTGCTCGGCGCGGAGAGGGAGGTCTGATGGTAAGGGGAAGGGGATTTTGCATCAGAAGCCACCATCGGGTCTCCGTCGTCGCCGTAGAGCTTCTGCTGCTGTTGTGCATGGGAAGTTCTCGGCTGTCTCATCTTCGTCCGATGCGACTCCGCCACCGCGGCTGTTGCAGATGGTTGGAGAAATGGGGATAGATAAATTCAAAGAGCGGTTGTCACGCGTGAATTCTG ATCATGCAGAGGATATGCCTATGGGCGTCAATTTGATCGAAGGTGATCTGCCCAATAACGGATCAAATGGGCTTCTTGGTGAAAATGAGGTTATGGATAAGTATTCATCTTTTGTTGAAGAATTAGTTCGTAGTGCTCGGTGTGGGGATCTTGGAAAAGAAGCAAATGCTATTAGAGTCTTGGAGCAGGCACTTGAAGAAGAACACGCTTCTTCTACTGCTTTGTATGTGGAGTTGGAGAAAGAGAGAAGCGCTGCGGCGTCAGCTGCTGATGAAGCCATGGCAATGATATTGCGCCTCCAGGAGGAGAAGGCATCGATAGAAATGGAGGCTCGGCAATATCAACGGCTGATTGAAGAAAAATCTGCTTATGATGAGGAAGAGATGAATATTCTGAAAGAGATTCTTGTGAGGCGGGAGAGAGAGAAGCACTTCTTGGAGAAGGAAGTCGAGGCTTATAGGAAGATGATACTTTCTGGCGGAGGACACCAGCTGTCAGAAGATGATCTACGCAATATGGTGGACATTTCAGGAGAGAGGCCTTGCTCTTCATTTGATTCATCTGAGGACCCAATGATGCTGATGCTGCAGGAGCTCAGTGAATCCATTGGAAAGAAGGAAATAGGGAAAGATGTGAATAGATCTCCTCAGAGTGTGCCTTCTGCTGAGAATCGTAGTACTCTTTATGTCTTTGGGAATGAATCCCCATCTTTGGATGGGGCTGAAGATGTTGACTTCATCAAACGAGGTGATTCACAGAGGATGGGTAGCATGGACAAACATTACCCACATCCACATGTACAAGAGTGCATGGATGAGGTCAACGTGGAGTTTCAGGAGAAAGGCATGGTATCCATGGATGTTGGTCCATCTACTCCACGGGATGATGGATCAATATTAGAGAATGATTCCATCGCTGTTAAGTTGATGGATGGGTCTCGGGAAGGTGGCTTGCATGACGAAACTTTTCTTTGGGCCAATGGACATAGGCAGAAAGACGAACCTGCAATATCCCAAGAAGCAGCAGCAGAGAAAGGTGACAATGCTTGTAGCGGAGTTGATTTTGGGACTTCTCAGTTTGACATGGAGTCGAGCATTCATGATGTTCATGTTGTTGATGATAAACAAAACATGGTTGGTGGAAAAGAAAGCGAACTGCTTCAGACCGTTACTGTTTCAGAAAGCTCCAATGAAGGTGGTATTTCATTGGAATCTTCTGCCCTCAGGAAGATTGATGTTTTGAGTGATCATCCAAGTTCAAGCAGGGTAGCAACTGAAGAACACATTCATAGAAGCCGTTCTGACACGGCAGCAAGGTTTCTACCGAGGGATGGTTCACGAGGCAAAGTGTTGTTTTCTGATTCAAGAAGAACTTCCCTGTCTGAAGTTGACTATGAAAGGTTGAAACTTGAAACAGAGGTTGGGAGACTGACAGAAAGGTTGAGGATTGTCCAAGAGGGAAGAGAGAAGCTAACCTTTTCTGTGGGGCACAGAGAAAGGGAAAATTTCCAGTTGCAGCTGTTGGAGGAAATAGCATCCCAGCTTCGAGAGATCCGTTCACTAACGGAACCTGGAAAGGCTGCACGCCAGGCTTCTTTACCTCCTCCATCCTCTAAG
- the LOC131246438 gene encoding myosin-binding protein 3 isoform X1, whose product MACTTIHTWTFSTLVGAFLDLGVSYLLLCCSALAYIAAKFLGFFGLYLPCPCNGLFGDPDGTKCLQRLLVDAPSRKISSVQMSVRTRFPFDSIWSNTTDCNGRHLVEFVNDKTRGGDGGVLEIQGGEESCSSFSEAQNSRSFTVSSSPVSRDERVGSEADVNSCSARRGRSDGKGKGILHQKPPSGLRRRRRASAAVVHGKFSAVSSSSDATPPPRLLQMVGEMGIDKFKERLSRVNSGADRLQYHAEDMPMGVNLIEGDLPNNGSNGLLGENEVMDKYSSFVEELVRSARCGDLGKEANAIRVLEQALEEEHASSTALYVELEKERSAAASAADEAMAMILRLQEEKASIEMEARQYQRLIEEKSAYDEEEMNILKEILVRREREKHFLEKEVEAYRKMILSGGGHQLSEDDLRNMVDISGERPCSSFDSSEDPMMLMLQELSESIGKKEIGKDVNRSPQSVPSAENRSTLYVFGNESPSLDGAEDVDFIKRGDSQRMGSMDKHYPHPHVQECMDEVNVEFQEKGMVSMDVGPSTPRDDGSILENDSIAVKLMDGSREGGLHDETFLWANGHRQKDEPAISQEAAAEKGDNACSGVDFGTSQFDMESSIHDVHVVDDKQNMVGGKESELLQTVTVSESSNEGGISLESSALRKIDVLSDHPSSSRVATEEHIHRSRSDTAARFLPRDGSRGKVLFSDSRRTSLSEVDYERLKLETEVGRLTERLRIVQEGREKLTFSVGHRERENFQLQLLEEIASQLREIRSLTEPGKAARQASLPPPSSKANSKKRRCRSVSWGVQESS is encoded by the exons ATGGCCTGTACTACGATCCATACCTGGACATTCTCTACGCTTGTAGGCGCCTTCCTCGATCTCGGCGTTTCATATCTCTTGCTCTGCTGCTCTGCTCTTGCATACATCGCTGCGAAATTCTTAGGGTTTTTCGGCCTTTACTTGCCTTGCCCTTGCAACGGTCTCTTCGGCGATCCCGACGGGACCAAATGCCTCCAGCGATTGCTCGTTGATGCTCCCTCTCGCAAGATTTCGTCCGTACAGATGTCCGTCCGGACCCGCTTCCCCTTCGATTCTATCTGGAGCAACACCACAGATTGCAACGGCCGGCATCTTGTTGAATTCGTGAACGATAAAACCCGTGGTGGCGATGGTGGGGTTCTTGAAATTCAGGGAGGAGAGGAGTCGTGTAGCTCGTTTTCGGAGGCGCAGAATTCACGGAGCTTTACCGTGAGCAGTAGCCCGGTGTCGAGGGATGAGAGGGTTGGGTCTGAGGCGGACGTGAATTCCTGCTCGGCGCGGAGAGGGAGGTCTGATGGTAAGGGGAAGGGGATTTTGCATCAGAAGCCACCATCGGGTCTCCGTCGTCGCCGTAGAGCTTCTGCTGCTGTTGTGCATGGGAAGTTCTCGGCTGTCTCATCTTCGTCCGATGCGACTCCGCCACCGCGGCTGTTGCAGATGGTTGGAGAAATGGGGATAGATAAATTCAAAGAGCGGTTGTCACGCGTGAATTCTGGTGCGGATCGCCTTCAAT ATCATGCAGAGGATATGCCTATGGGCGTCAATTTGATCGAAGGTGATCTGCCCAATAACGGATCAAATGGGCTTCTTGGTGAAAATGAGGTTATGGATAAGTATTCATCTTTTGTTGAAGAATTAGTTCGTAGTGCTCGGTGTGGGGATCTTGGAAAAGAAGCAAATGCTATTAGAGTCTTGGAGCAGGCACTTGAAGAAGAACACGCTTCTTCTACTGCTTTGTATGTGGAGTTGGAGAAAGAGAGAAGCGCTGCGGCGTCAGCTGCTGATGAAGCCATGGCAATGATATTGCGCCTCCAGGAGGAGAAGGCATCGATAGAAATGGAGGCTCGGCAATATCAACGGCTGATTGAAGAAAAATCTGCTTATGATGAGGAAGAGATGAATATTCTGAAAGAGATTCTTGTGAGGCGGGAGAGAGAGAAGCACTTCTTGGAGAAGGAAGTCGAGGCTTATAGGAAGATGATACTTTCTGGCGGAGGACACCAGCTGTCAGAAGATGATCTACGCAATATGGTGGACATTTCAGGAGAGAGGCCTTGCTCTTCATTTGATTCATCTGAGGACCCAATGATGCTGATGCTGCAGGAGCTCAGTGAATCCATTGGAAAGAAGGAAATAGGGAAAGATGTGAATAGATCTCCTCAGAGTGTGCCTTCTGCTGAGAATCGTAGTACTCTTTATGTCTTTGGGAATGAATCCCCATCTTTGGATGGGGCTGAAGATGTTGACTTCATCAAACGAGGTGATTCACAGAGGATGGGTAGCATGGACAAACATTACCCACATCCACATGTACAAGAGTGCATGGATGAGGTCAACGTGGAGTTTCAGGAGAAAGGCATGGTATCCATGGATGTTGGTCCATCTACTCCACGGGATGATGGATCAATATTAGAGAATGATTCCATCGCTGTTAAGTTGATGGATGGGTCTCGGGAAGGTGGCTTGCATGACGAAACTTTTCTTTGGGCCAATGGACATAGGCAGAAAGACGAACCTGCAATATCCCAAGAAGCAGCAGCAGAGAAAGGTGACAATGCTTGTAGCGGAGTTGATTTTGGGACTTCTCAGTTTGACATGGAGTCGAGCATTCATGATGTTCATGTTGTTGATGATAAACAAAACATGGTTGGTGGAAAAGAAAGCGAACTGCTTCAGACCGTTACTGTTTCAGAAAGCTCCAATGAAGGTGGTATTTCATTGGAATCTTCTGCCCTCAGGAAGATTGATGTTTTGAGTGATCATCCAAGTTCAAGCAGGGTAGCAACTGAAGAACACATTCATAGAAGCCGTTCTGACACGGCAGCAAGGTTTCTACCGAGGGATGGTTCACGAGGCAAAGTGTTGTTTTCTGATTCAAGAAGAACTTCCCTGTCTGAAGTTGACTATGAAAGGTTGAAACTTGAAACAGAGGTTGGGAGACTGACAGAAAGGTTGAGGATTGTCCAAGAGGGAAGAGAGAAGCTAACCTTTTCTGTGGGGCACAGAGAAAGGGAAAATTTCCAGTTGCAGCTGTTGGAGGAAATAGCATCCCAGCTTCGAGAGATCCGTTCACTAACGGAACCTGGAAAGGCTGCACGCCAGGCTTCTTTACCTCCTCCATCCTCTAAG